ttcttccaacaactagtttgccaaactgctcagaaagttaacaaccggttctcccaaagtggggcgaactggctgaatcccaccactgcttgtatcaCTATAATAGTTCCCTCAGTATTAGCCCTACTGTTAAgtaaccaacacattggttcatCCTTATGGagaattctttttattttgaaacaTTGGCCAAAGAtattagagaaaagtaaagtgctaggaagcaacaacaaaaatcagtCCACCTCTATTTTTTATGATGTGAAAACAGTTCCAATATCTatcttgcaaaataaaataaaaaataaagcatgaCTATATTAAAGATACACTTTTATGCTGGCATATTTTATAGCCAGTTGACTTGAGCTGTGAATTCCCCCCCCACATTCatttataataatacaataaactTGACATCAGTTACAATTTTCTATGTGTATGGAActttctattcaaaatttcctTGTCTTCTTGCAAAAGTTACAATTGTGTTTTTGTCCTACAGCCCCTGTGCCCCAtcccttcttcatttttttcctttaatgtcTTCTATGCTAATCTTTTAAATATATCGATCAATTGATTCAACTACTATTCTTACCAAGTAATTCCGAATGGTgaacaatgtttttctttttttaaaaaaaaacccaattatgattaaaaattcaattcaattaaaaaataaaaatttcttgTAATGTTGCGTTTAGCTGATTCCAAtctctccaggtttttttttaattgcaaatcacattttaaaaactaGATGGACTTATGTTATTTAGTTTAGAAATGAACATCAAGTAAAAGAGCATTTTTGCAAACATGAATAGGATGCTGGCTAAGGAAGTGTTGTAGTTTTCTAAACATTGGAAGGTTGATTTTCTGCATGTGTTTGGAAAAGAATGTGCTTCTATTTTCAGCATGGTTACAAAGTTCTACCAGCATGCCCTTGCCGTGGCctttgctgtgaaggagatcaatgaggATCCCCACATCTTGCCCAATGTCACTCTTGGGCTCCATATCTACGACAGCTGCTATGATGCAAAGATAACTTATTGGACCACCTTGGACCTGCTCTTCAAATCAACTAGCTTTCTTCCCAACTACAAATGTTCCAAACAGAAGAACCTGATAGCCGTCATTGGAGGACTTGGTTCTGACACCTCTTTTTACATGTCAGATATTCTTAGTCTCTACAAGATTCCACAGGTAGGAACTTTGCACTATAATACAAGGAAATTACATACTTTTTTCCCCTCACGTTAAACTCCTGGTCATTCAAAAAGGAGGAAAGGCTAATTGAAAAGCTAattaactgcatccagttttggtcaccacactataaaaaagatgttgagactctagaaaaagtgcagaggaaagcaaccaggatgattaagggactggagattaaaacatatgataaacggttgcaggaactgggctgttgtgcctcgctcgctccccccaccgcagccgggcccctcttatttcctgccggacactgatagttcggaagaatgtcctggaatgcctccagcccccagccctggcaccatgcccggacaggccgagcaagacgaatggcctgacgtgcATCCAGCCTCCAGTCCTGGcatcatgcccaggcaaacggagcaactaaacccctcccccacagcatgtgagcctgaagaatgtgaaaccagtcatgagctaagattgccaacagctggaggctggagagatctcgCTTCCAGAGAatagagaggcgacatcagcaaaaggaagggaggggcaggcctggataagtgctgagtcatggagccacaccccatggcctatataaaggatctgctttctggcattccctgagtcaggcaaagtctaacttggattgctgaagtcacatcctggtctcctgcctgcctttagaactctgataggactttggcagagctgcagaggctttgcagccacgcttgatatggacttccccgacccggccgtcagaggaggagtgggacatgacatgggcatggctagtctagtgaagagaaggaccaggggagacatgatagcagtcttccgatatttgagcggctgccacagagaggaggggatcaagctattttccaaagcacatgaagaccagacaaggaataatggatagaaactgaccaaagagatattcaacctagaaatgatgagaaactttctgacagtgagaacaatcaaccaatggaacagaagtttccttcagaagttgtgggagcttcatcacttaagaccttcaagaaaagattggacggccatttgtcagaaatggtgtaaggtctcttgtttgagtggggggttggactatgtGACCCATGAAGACCCGTCCGACTCTGCTAATCTGACCAAAAAATATTGCTGAAAATGCATTATGCACTAATACTTTAGAAACAGTTCCGCAACTAATGCATGGTTCTCCGTGCCTCGACCAACCAAATGCATGGTTTTCTATCCACTGACAAATTGGTTCAAAAGTTTTAGCAAATTCTGACATACAGAGATGAAGCTGTCCCCTGGTTTTAAAAATCGTAATTCTATTTGTAGCTCACCTATGGTGCCCTGGTCCCTGGGAAGATCGACTCCATTCTGGTCCCTTCATTCTATTCCATGGTCTCCAACGAAGGCCAACAATACTTGGGGATTCTTAAACTGCTTCAGCATTTTGGATGGACCTGGATCGGGATCTTCTTTCATGACAATGACAATGGGCAGACTTTTCTGCAGACTCtggaaagtttgtttttccagaaTGGCATCTGCACAGCTTACAGGCAAAAAATCCCACAGCGCATCCGCTTTGATAACATTGAAGAAATGCTCGAAATAACCTCGTATATCGACGTACCTTTAACTGATCACAAAACCAAGGTGTTCCTCCTCTATGGAGAATCAGTGACCCTGGCCCAGCTGAGGACCATTCTATTCAAACAAGACCTCAGAAATAACTTAAAAGATTCATTGATGAAAGTATGGGTCATGACAAGTGGAATTGATTTCACACTACCCGCCTTGCAAAGAAGTTGGGACCTGAACTTTTTTCAGGGTGCCATTTCCTTTACATTTCACTCCAGAGAACTTCCGGGGTTCAATAAGTTTCTTGAAGGCATAAAAccatccaagaccaaaagtcAGAGGTTCCTGAAGGACTTTTGGGAGCGAGCGTTTGACTGTACTTTTCCCGATCCTGATATGGAAATTGAGGAGGATGACATGTGTACTGGCAAAGAGAGATTACGGGATCTCCCCAGGCCTCTGTTTGAGATGGAAACCACTGTACATAGCTACAGTATCTATAACGGTGTTTATGCAGCAGCACATGCTTTGAACGCCATGCTGTCATCTCAGTCCCATCAGAGATCCTTCAGGAAGGTTCAAACCGCTGATCTTTTTGAGCTGCAACCTTGGCAGGTAACTGTAAAAACAACGGAACACGTTTATGTCCATGTTCAGGTTGTGTTTTCTCTTCCGCTGTTTCCATGACTAGCTGAAAATTCTGTTTCTCATAGACACTTGTGACTGCATCTCTGTGTTTCTGGAGCCTGAAAAGAATTATATATCTTCTGCAAGGTGAAATAATATGCTCATTTTCTGTATCACACCTTGTCTGTGATTGTGTTTACTTGGACTTGAAACTTTAGATAGAAGAAGAAACGGCTGAACTATGAAACGATGAAAGGAATTGCACATTTTTCTTAGCCATTGCATATGAAGTAGGGAACGTTTTCAAGACTCATTCCATAATCGGTCTCTACCCCTTGAAAAGCTAAAATGATAATGACTGGAATTAGGGAAGTAGAACTATGTCACCATAACTGCAGGCAGAAATGAAATCTAATGAATATCcatcccttttgttttctttcttctaaatgttataagcttttcttctttctttccccccccctcttggcTTTCCATTAGCTCCATCCCTACCTTCAAAGGGTTTCTTTCAACAATTCAGCTGGTGACGCAGTGTCCTTCAATGAGCAAAAGGAAATGAGAGGTGGATTTGACGTTGTGCACATGGTCATTTTTCCAAACCGGTCCTTCGAGAGGGTGAAAATTGGTTGGATCGATCCAAATGGACACCAAGAAGATGAATTGGTCATCAGGGACAATAGGATTTTGTGGCATAGAGCTTTCAATCGGGTATgtatttttgtggcttctggagcgAGCCCATGTTCTCCAGATGGATCACTGACATTGATTTCACATCAGATCAGGTCTGGATTTAGCACAGATAACATTGCCATGTTTGAAGGATCTCAGGCAAGTGTTCCTTCACTTCTCCATATCATTCCACTTGCTTCCTTGCCTgtactttctctttctcccagtTCCCGATTTTGGTTTCTCAGTGGCTTTCACACATTACCCTAAATAATAGGActgttattatcttttttttttctaaatcaatttttattgatcccccccacacacacattgttTATGAACAGAGCATTGGCCATATCATACCTTATACATCTTAACTTAAcacatccaaatacattttactcagtttctgccaaaatattcttttaccaTATTTTAATCACCGTCTTAATGattctatgctcatttatataaaccacatcttctttcgccctcaagttcaaatttctgcatttttactaacatgtattcttttttattgtttttgagctaattcaatttttatcctgatgtaTTCAAACgtgttcggggttgtctttcttccatttcatctttcaaattttacagtaatctttcttccctttcttatcctctcccttccttcttttaagcttcctactttctcctctcctctcctactccttctcttcatccttcctttccccctcctccattcttccttccactctaacttctctcctactcttctttcccctccttttcttcctctcctctccctttcttccacttctctccttcttcttatctctctctattgctataTTCATTTTGATTTCAATATTTTCTGCTATGGTGTCCAGGTAACCCCGGTTTTCCCATTTATTGAgtctatttctcagaattcccctcatacATTTTAGCTATTAACATTTTCatctaattctattttttgctTTACAACCCTTTAATAAGTACAACCTTCCATCTCTtagtttctttaaattcttttttccagttaaacaattattatttttctcttacgttaaggtacatcatttactaacatttcaattttattccattttacatctcattttcaattattttcacctataaaccattctatctttcacattttatcTGCTGGACTGTTTctcttaaacaatatatttcttcctttttttacttcttttcaattttatatcttaatgtcaattaatttctttattcttttctatatttaaaatttatttctttaccatccactataattctttCCAATTTCATGCATCCTCAAAcagtaaaacatatatcccattgtatctttcatatttcatctacttcctttacaataatctatatatttcttctaatttatttcttACATACACTTTTTacatctattttaatttcttttttactattcatttttcttcctcttttaaccattttccttcAGACTCTCCAAACttccactttttaatattttccttcatttctcccattctcttatcttcttttccttatatcttcctttccacatcctttctctactttttactcttgatttttcccctcaatctttccctagttcctcctcttctcttctttcttgagAGATAGATACTCTCCTTATCTAATTTAACTAtttcactgttaatcccagtgtaatcaatttttttttattcgcatttatatcccgcccttctccgaagactcagggcggcttacactgtgttagcaatagtcttcatcctatttgtatatttatatacaaagtcaacttattgcccccaacaatctgggtcctcattttacctaccttataaaggatggaaggctgagtcaaccttgggcctggtgggactagaacctgcagtaattgcaggcagctgtgttaataacagactgcattagtctgttgagccacaattaTGTTttctactcttttaattttccccctcaatctttccctagttcctcctcttctcttctttcttctaaatgttgtaagcttttcttctttctttccccccccttcttggcTTTCCATTAGCTCCATCCCTACCTTCAAAGGGTTTCTTTCAACAATTCAGCTGGTGACGCAGTGTCCTTCAATGAGCAAAAGGAAATGAGAGGTGGATTTGACGTTGTGCACATGGTCATTTTTCCAAACCGGTCCTTCGAGAGGGTGAAAATTGGTTGGATCGATCCAAATGGACACCAAGAAGATGAATTGGTCATCAGGGACAATAGGATTTTGTGGCATAGAGCTTTCAATCGGGTATgtatttttgtggcttctggagcgAGCCCATGTTCTCCAGATGGATCACTGACATTGATTTCACATCAGATCAGGTCTGGATTTAGCACAGATAACATTGCCATGTTTGAAGGATCTCAGGCAAGTGTTCCTTCACTTCTCCATATCATTCCATTTGCTTCCTTGCCTgtactttctctttctcccagtTCCCGATTTTGGTTTCTCAGTGGCTTTCAGACATTACCCTAAATAATAGgactattatatatttttttctaaatcaatttttattgatgcccccacacacacacattgtttatGAACAGAGCATTGGCCATACCATATCTTATACACCTTAACTTAAcacatccaaatacattttactcagttacaatttctgccaaaatattcttttaccatattttaatcacagtcttaatgattctatgctcatttatataaaccacatctttttTCGCTCTCAAGTTGAAATTTCTGCATTTTTactaacatatattttcttttattgtttttgagctaattcaatttttatcctgatgtaTTCAAACgtgttcggggttgtctttcttccatttcatctttcaaattttacagtaatctttcttccctttcttatcctctcccttccttcttttaaccTTCCTACTtcgttctctcctctcctactccttctcttcatccttcctttccccctcctccattcttccttccactctaacttctctcctactcttctttcccctccttttcttcctctcttctccctttcttccacttctctccttcttcttatctctctctattgctgtattcattttgatTTCAATATTTTCTGCTATGGTGTCCAGGTAACCCCGGTTTTCCCATTTATTGAgtctatttctcagaattcccctcatacATTTTAGCTATTAACATTTTCatctaattctattttttgctTTACAACCCTTTAATAAGTACAACCTTCCATCTCTtagtttctttaaattcttttttccagttaaacaattattatttttatctttaatcaagatacatcatttactaacatttcaattttattccattttacatctcattttcaattattttcacttgtaaaccattctatctttcacattttatcTGCTGGACTGTTTctcttaaacaatatatttcttccttttttacttcttttcaattttatatcttaatgtcaattaatttctttactcttttctatatttaaaatgtatttctttaccatccactataattctttccaattccatgcatcctcaaacagtaaaacatatatcccattgtatctttcatatttcatctacttcctttacaataatctatatatttcttctaatttatttcttACATACACTTTCTacatctattttaatttcttttttactattcatttttcttcctcttttaaccattttccttcAGACTCTCCAAACttccactttttaatattttccttcatttctcccattctcttatcttcttttccttatatcttcctttccacatcctttctctactttttactcttgatttttcccctcaatctttccctagttcctcctcttctcttctttcttgagAGATAGATACTCTCCTTATCTAATTTAACTAtttcactgttaatcccagtgtaatcaatttttttttattcgcatttatatcccgcccttctccgaagactcagggcagcttacactgtgttagcaatagtcttcatcctatttgtatatttatatacaaagtcaacttattgcccccaacaatctgggtcctcattttacctaccttataaaggatggaaggctgagtcaaccttgggcctggtgggactagaacctgcagtaattgcaggcagctgtgttaataacagactgcattagtctgttgagccacaattaTGTTttctactcttttaattttccccctcaatcttttccccttgccttcttttatcttctttttttaaaatatactttcctctatccattttttttcattgtcaATCCCAGAAATCAAACAAAGAAATCTTTGTTTCTGTCTTCAGCTATATAATTCTCTTCAGTTACTTccttttcagcattgtattcttgttccttttgcttctccctcatagttatttttttacattttaaccacTCTTCTGCTTCCTTGTTTCCCTTAAAAGATtctcgcaccatttgaagcatttccCTTAGTTCTTCACATTCATCCTCCCAACTCACCATGTTCtcaatttaagaagaaaatattttcaaatttattattttaacttatatataagTGAGTCTAAATCATGTGATACTTTCACGTGAGTCTAAATGACgtgatactttctttcctccagcagatgtctctcttcaATTCACAAGTTcctcagcaacaaaatgtcacttgttaatccacaaagataattacttcctgTTCCTCAATCCTTCTGTTAGCAAAAGATGTTtcccttcaattttcttttccttttattatttttaatttcttccaagtccaattttaaatccagaaggAACGGTTTTCTTTTAGAGCTTTAATCTCAAAATTCcgctttgctttttgtttcctttgctttatatttCTGCATGCCAATTAGCCAGTAATTTCAAGTTGAAACTCCTTTTAAGCTTTGaaaaattttcttcttacctgtgagttggccaatcactcactcggtaacaatactccattcaatcaccgctACTGCTCAAATCTTTTTGTGTGGCTGCCccagcttttgacagctcctaatggctgtcttcccgtgCCGTTGGGTCAGAGACTAATACTGGTGCTCCAGGGAATTTTCAACTTTCCTGTTCACACCCGTCTgtgcctccctcctttctctgtcTCTATAAGACAGCTATGCTCCATAAAGGACCCCCAAATGGCTGGGATATCAGCATTTTCTCCAGAGCACCGGTATCCACTGTCCCACCGTGACGCTGGTCACTCCCCCTCCAACTTCAGGACTGTTATTATCTTTACTACAAAACCTTGACAGTCAGACCAAATAGGCCATAAGGCTGAACATCAGTCACTCTTACTGTCTTTCCAATGAAATCTcaacttttctgtttttattagtATTGACAGAATCCTCTCTAAATCTGATTTGTTAAAGTACAAATGCAATATTTGATGCTTTGTTTATCTTATACACTTGGGACCTAAATTATCTGTAGCCATTTtttgaaaatatgatttctgcatacaggtagttctttgacttatgaccatatttgGTACCAGATAATCCAATGTTAAGCAAAGCAACTATTGAGTTGTGACTGCAACATGTTTGCAACATTTTTGTTAAAGTTGTGCGAATCACTACAGGTTTTAAAGCAAATCACTACTGAAGCTGCCCTACCTAAAGATGAAGCAGGCATTTAAAAAGGGTGGATAGCCAGGAATGTTGTCTAAAAGATTCCTTCAGGAGATAGATAAGGTGTTACTAAGTCTTTATGAAGAATTCATGGTCATCAAGGATAGGGTTGTCCcataggtactttttcaaaaggcagatattttgcttctcatccaagaaagttCTTCGGTTCTAACTGAAgatctaaagaagcttcttggatgagaagtgaaatgctttcaaaaaaaaaaaagtacagttgctgtcagggtttcaagtagcAGCCCAAATGAAATCAAAACTCCATGGCCAGAGGCttcctcaaagtatagatttattagaatagaatagaatagaatagaatagaatagaatagaatagaatagaatagaatagaatagattttttattggccaagtgtgattggacacacaaggaatttgtcttggtgcatatgctctcagtgtacataaaagaaaagatactttcatcaaggtacaacatttacaacacaattgatggtcaatatatcaatataaatcataaggattgccagcaacaagttatagtcatacagtcataaatggaaagagattggtgatgggaactatgagaagattaatagtagtgcagattcagtaaatagtttgacagtgttgatggaattatttgtttagcagagtgatggccttcgggaaaaaactgttcttgtgtctagttgttttggtgtgcagtgctctatagcgtcattttgagggtagtagttgaaacagtttatgtccaggatgcgaggggtctgtaaatattttcacggccctcttcttgattcgtgcagtatacaggtcctcaatggaaggcaggttggtagcaattattttttctgcagttctaattatcctctgaagtctgtgtttttcttgttgggttgcagaaccgaaccagacagttatagaggtgcaaatgacagactcaataattcctctaataattaataataattaggcATGCCATATTGTCACATCTGGTGAAAACCTGATTCTGAAGTATCCCAGGTTATCCCCACCGAATTCAAAGTTCAAAGTTCTTCTCCCAATCACACACAACCATCACATGCCCCAATCAGGTCACAGTCCCAAACCCAGATGACTCCCATCCATGCCCTTCCAGGTActggtgagaatgtccttggttcccagaagtaagaatgttattttggctacatattCTCCCCAGCTACCTGTACTTAGAGATATCTGAATGCATTGCTCTCATTCCAGTTTCTTTCCTACTTATATTAGACTTGTCCCCTTTCAATATGTAATGAACAGTGCCGTCctggaaatcaaaagaaaaagaaggaaggggaaacatTTTGTTGCTATGACTGTGTTCCTTGCCCTGAAGGGGAGATTTCAAACAAAACAGGTACATTATCCATTGCTACAACAGTCTCTTTTTTCCTCATTTAACAGCAGTAATATATGCTGCTGCGTCAGTTAGCTAACCAGAACTCTGAAACTGACATCTCTTGAATACATAGCCAGCATAATGTCAAGGAGTGCTGTGACTTTCCtaacaaagtggtacctatttatctactcacatttgcatgctttcaaactgctagtttggcagaagctgcggCGAGGACTGAACCTCACCTCATCACATGGcactcgcttctcatccaagatgtttcacttttcatccaagaagctgaagaagagctgaagaagcttcttggatgagaagccaagcatcttcagagaaaaac
Above is a window of Ahaetulla prasina isolate Xishuangbanna chromosome 4, ASM2864084v1, whole genome shotgun sequence DNA encoding:
- the LOC131196629 gene encoding vomeronasal type-2 receptor 26-like, encoding MVSNEGQQYLGILKLLQHFGWTWIGIFFHDNDNGQTFLQTLESLFFQNGICTAYRQKIPQRIRFDNIEEMLEITSYIDVPLTDHKTKVFLLYGESVTLAQLRTILFKQDLRNNLKDSLMKVWVMTSGIDFTLPALQRSWDLNFFQGAISFTFHSRELPGFNKFLEGIKPSKTKSQRFLKDFWERAFDCTFPDPDMEIEEDDMCTGKERLRDLPRPLFEMETTVHSYSIYNGVYAAAHALNAMLSSQSHQRSFRKVQTADLFELQPWQLHPYLQRVSFNNSAGDAVSFNEQKEMRGGFDVVHMVIFPNRSFERVKIGWIDPNGHQEDELVIRDNRILWHRAFNRTCPLSICNEQCRPGNQKKKKEGETFCCYDCVPCPEGEISNKTDMEKCFKCPEDQYPTKGKDDCIQKIVTYLSYREPLGFTLASISISLSLITVLILGIFLKHRDTPLVKANNQDLTYILLISLHFCFLCPLLFIGQPGEVTCLLRQPTFGIIFSVAVSCILAKTLTVVVAFMATRPGSNMKKWVGKRMATSIVLFFSLIQVGLCAIWLGSFPPFPQLNMHSVTEAIINECNEGSTVMFSCVLGYMGFLALASFFVAFCARRLPDSFNEAKFITFSMLVFCSVWVLFVPTYLSSTGKALFAVEIFSILVSSAGLLGCIFSPKCYIILLKPELNTKDQLVRRKT